A single window of Thermodesulfovibrionales bacterium DNA harbors:
- a CDS encoding cation transporter dimerization domain-containing protein: protein GCHDIRTRGTAHAVFVDLHILVDPAISVEEAHRIADRVESAIKERFPAVTDIVVHPEPEEKLP from the coding sequence GGGGATGCCATGACATAAGGACGAGGGGAACCGCGCATGCCGTTTTCGTAGATCTCCATATCCTCGTAGATCCCGCGATCTCGGTTGAAGAGGCGCACCGCATCGCTGATCGGGTGGAATCGGCCATCAAGGAGCGGTTCCCGGCTGTTACCGATATCGTCGTTCATCCCGAGCCTGAAGAGAAGTTACCCTGA